In Chlorocebus sabaeus isolate Y175 chromosome 2, mChlSab1.0.hap1, whole genome shotgun sequence, the genomic stretch AGCTATGGCTGTGGGGGTTTTGGTGGCATGGGCTATGGCTACAGCTGTGGATGTGGCAGCTTCCACAGACTGGGCTATGGCTGTGGCTATGAAGACAGGAGATATGGCTGTGGCTACAGAGGCTATGCAGATGGCTGCTGCTGCCCGTCATGCTACAGAGGATATAGATTCACCAGCTTCTACTAGGCTGCTGTTCTAGTGATGCAGCGTCTGTTACCTTGAAGGGATTTCAAACAAGTTACTTCTAAGATACAAAAGGTGTAAAAGGTGTAAATGTGTAaatgagggtaaaggtgtaaatgtgtaaaagggagaaattggccagaacAAAGGGGCTATAGACCCCAaacaagtccaaaacccagcagggcagtcattaaatattacagcttcaaaataatctccttttacTCCATGTCTCACACCCAGGCCACATTGATGCAAAGAGCAGACTCCCAAGGCATTGGGCAGCTCCacttctgtggctctgcaggggatagtcctcctggctgctttcacaggcttgCATTGAGAATCCGCAGCTTTTCCGGGCACACAGTGGAAGCTgttggtgaatctaccattctggggtctggaagatggtgaccttcttctcacagctccactaggcagtgcctcagtagAGACTCTGGATGGGGTCTTTAAACCCATATTTCCCCTCCATATTGCCCcagtagaggttctccataaaGGCTCCATGCTTGCAGCAGACTTCTGTCTGGAAATCCATTCCAGACAGatgcattttcatacatcctctgaaatccaggcaggagctcccaagcctcaactcttgccctctgtgcacccacaggcttaacaccatgtgtAAACCTTGGTAGCTCCTGGCTTGCACTCTCTGGACCATCAGCCAGAGATGTAACTGGagcccttttagccatggctggatcTGGAGTGTCTAGGACTCAGGGCaacatgtcccaaggctgcacagaacaGTGGGGCCCTGGGGTGGCCCACCACAtgatttttctctcctaggcctctaggcctgtgGTGAAAGGGCTGCTGCAACGGTCTATAAAATGACTTGGAGgcatttttccattgtcttggctattaacatctGGCTCCTctctacttatgcaaatttctgcaataggcttgaatttctccccagacaTTGAGATTTTGTTTTCTATGACGTGgctgggctgcaaattttccaaacttttatgctctgtttcccttttatgCTCTGGACATGTAAGTTCCAACTTCAGATAATCTCTTTGTTCAAGCATATGAGGTTATGCTGTTAGAAGTAGCATGTTACATCTTGAAtgatttgctgcttagaaatttcttctgccagacaccctaaattatctccctcaagttcaaagctcAACAGATCCCTAGAACACAGGCACAGTGCTGtgttctttgctaaagcatagcaagtatgaccttttctccagtttccaacaagtttctcatctccatctgagaccgtCTCATCCTGGGCTTTACTGTCCATGTCACTATCAGCcttttggtcacaacaatttaacaagtctctaggaagttccaaactttcctccatcttcctgtcttcttctgagctctccaaactgttccaacctctgcctgttactcagttcctaagtcattccacattttcaagtatctttatagcaatgtccttcttctctggtaccaattttctgtattagtccattgtcccactgctataaagaaatacctgagactgggtaatttataaagtaaataagtttaattggctcacggttctatGGGCTGCACAGGCTTCTcctagagaggcctcaggaaactttcaattatggtggaaggcaaaggagaagcaagcacatcttcacatggtcgCAGGAGAGAGAGGTcaagggaggtgctacacactgtTAAACAAGCAGATCCCGGGAGAACCCCATCACAAGACAGCAGTAGGAGGATGATGCCAAACCATTAGACaccgcccccatgacccaatcaccttctactaggcccctcctccaacagtagggattacaatttggcatgagatatgggcagggacacacatccaaagcATTTCACAGAATCAATAGGATATACATAGATACACAGAAGAACATTTACTGTTAGGGAGGaactcatgcaattatggaggctgagaagtctcatCATCTGCTGTTTGCAAGTTAGAGGCCCAGGAAAGCTGATCTAGTAGTTCCAGTCCAAACATAAAAGCTAGAGAACAGGGAAGTCAATGATGTTAAGTCTCAATCTGAGACCAAATGCTCTAACCAGGAATGCTGATGTGTGAGCATAGGAGAGGATGAAGATCCCAGCTCAGAAAGCCAGCTCCCTTCGCCTTCCCCATTTAGTTTTATTTAGGTCTTCAACAGATTAAATGATGCTCACATACATCAGTAAGAGcgatctttactcagtctacagaTTAAAATGTGAATCTCTTCTGGAAAAACTCTCATAGACGACCCAGAAATATTTTACCAACTATCCTAGCatcccttaacccagtcaagCTGACAAAGTTAAGCATCACAACATTCATATCATTAAAACTgtaattaaaacacattttcttctcaCAAATC encodes the following:
- the LOC119621505 gene encoding keratin-associated protein 19-7-like, whose product is MSYYGSYYGGLSYGCGGFGGMGYGYSCGCGSFHRLGYGCGYEDRRYGCGYRGYADGCCCPSCYRGYRFTSFY